One window of Candidatus Woesearchaeota archaeon genomic DNA carries:
- a CDS encoding YhbY family RNA-binding protein: MDELKKRIKEKAKAIPIVVRIGKMGVTKELLSEIERHLNKKGIVKVKMLNNFTGEHDRFETAGEIAEKTGSTLIDVKGFVIILYKFG; this comes from the coding sequence ATGGATGAACTTAAAAAAAGGATAAAGGAAAAGGCAAAAGCAATCCCAATAGTTGTAAGGATAGGAAAAATGGGAGTCACAAAAGAGCTGCTTTCAGAAATAGAGAGGCACCTCAATAAAAAAGGGATTGTAAAAGTCAAGATGCTCAACAATTTCACAGGCGAGCATGACAGGTTTGAGACAGCGGGGGAAATAGCTGAGAAGACCGGCTCAACCCTCATAGATGTCAAGGGCTTTGTGATAATCCTTTACAAGTTCGGATAG